In Deinococcus irradiatisoli, the genomic stretch GTGCTGACCCCCGACGAACCGTTCGCCATCGACCCCAGTCCGTTCCGGGACGAGGACGGGCAGTGGTACCTTTACTTCGCCCGCGACGTGCTTGAGGGTGAGCGGGTCGGCACCAGTCTGGCGGTGATGCCGCTATCCGACATGCTCACTCCCGGCGGCCCCATCACCACCGTGCTGCGGGCCAGCGCCGACTGGCAGCTCTACGCCCGTCAGCGCCCGATGTACGGCCGGACGCTCGACTGGCACACCCTGGAAGGGCCATTCGTGGTGCGCCGGAACGGGTTGTACCACTGCTTCTACTCCGGCGGCGCTTGGACCAACGATACCTACGGGGTCGGTCACGCGGTGGCCGAGCATCCGCTGGGGCCGTGGCGCGAGCCGCAGGCGGGGCCGGTGGTGCTGCGCAGCGGCGTGGCCGACCTGATCGGCCCCGGCCACAACTCGCTGATCACCGACGAGGCCGGGCAGGACTGGATCGTCTTTCACGCCTGGAATGCCGAGCGGACCGAGCGGCAACTGCACCTGCTGGCGCTGGACTGGTCGGCGGGTGGGCCGCGCCCGGTGCTGTAACTTTCAGCGCCCGCCGGCCTGTTGCAGCCGCCTGAGCACCTGGGCGGCGTAGACCTCGGCCTCGCCGGTTTGCACCGCTTCCAGAACCAGGCCCGCCGCGTACTCGGCCGAGTCGCCCTGGGCATAGCTGCCGGCCCGCTCCGGCGAACTCGCCACCGAGTTCTTGCCGAAGTCGGTGGCGGTCATGCCGGGGTGCACCAGGCTCACCACGATGCCGTCGGGCGCCCACTCGGCCCGCGCGATCAGTGAGAGGTTGTTGAGGGCGTGCTTGGTCGAGGAGTACGGCGCCAGGCCGGGAATCAGCGACTTGGTGGTGCCGGAACTGACGTTCACGATGTGGCCCGAGCCCTGCGCCTTCATGATGGGATAGGCGGCCTGCATGGCGGCAAGCACGCTGACCACGTTGAGTTCCAGCAGTTCGCGGTAGTCGGCGAGCCTTGCCTGTGCCACCGGCACGTGCATGCCGCGCCCGGCGTTGTTGACTAGCAGGTCGAGCCGGCCGTAATGCTCCTGCGCGGCGGCGACCATCCGCCGCACCGCCGCTTCGTCGAGCATGTCGGTGGGCAGGGCCAGCGCTTCGGGCAGTTCGGCGGCCAGCGCCTGGAGTTTGTCGGCCGAGCGGGCCGCCAGCACCAGCCGGGCGCCCTGCGCCGCGAAAAGTTTGGCGGCGGCGCGGCCGATGCCGCTCGACGCGCCGGTGATCAGCACCACTTTGCCAGAAAAGTCCATGCCTGCCATGTTGGCACGTTCCGGAACAGGCCGCTGTGGGAGCAGCCCATGTTCTAGACTGCTCGGCATGGTTCAACACGATTTCGGTTCCGGCCGCCCGCTGCGGCCCTGCCCTTCGCCGCGTTCGCTGCGAGGGAGGGCGTGAGCGCCGCCGAATTCCTGCGCGACCTGATCCGCCTTCAGGCGCTACCGGGACAGGAAGCGGCCCTGCGCGAGCGGGTGTTGCAGGAGTGGCGCACCCTGGGCTTCGAGGACGTGCAGGCCGACAGCGGTGGCAACGCCCTGGCGAGGGTGCCGGGACGAGAGGCCGGCCCGGCTTGGCTGCTGCTGACCCACCTCGACCACGTCCACGAAGGCGATCCGGCGCTGTGGGAGCATCCGCCGTACGAGGCGGTGCTGCAAGACGGCGTCATTCACGGGCGCGGCGCGGTGGACATCAAGGGGCCACTCGCCGCGCAGACCTACGCGCTCGCCAGGCTGCTGGAGCAGGGCGAGCGCCCGCGCAGCGACGTGTGGATCGTGGCGGCGGCCGAGGAGGAAACCGGCGGCAGCGGCGCGGCGTATCTGGTGGCCCACCCGCCCGGCGAGATCGGCGCGGTGATCGTGGCCGAGCCGTCGAGCAACCAGCTGATGCTGGGGCACCGGGGGGTAGCGCGGGTGCGGGTGCAGCTTCAGGGCCGCGCCCACCACGCCAGCCTGGCGCTCAAGGACGAGAACCCAATCTTCGCGCTGGCCGAGCTCCTCAAGCGCATCGAGGCGCTCAC encodes the following:
- a CDS encoding M20 family metallopeptidase, with translation MSAAEFLRDLIRLQALPGQEAALRERVLQEWRTLGFEDVQADSGGNALARVPGREAGPAWLLLTHLDHVHEGDPALWEHPPYEAVLQDGVIHGRGAVDIKGPLAAQTYALARLLEQGERPRSDVWIVAAAEEETGGSGAAYLVAHPPGEIGAVIVAEPSSNQLMLGHRGVARVRVQLQGRAHHASLALKDENPIFALAELLKRIEALTFPDFPVTGASTLTVTQLFTDSGSENLTPNAVTAILDWRFNEDDAYNKLVLEKLLEGLPARGELSALWTPEYTPGFVTEPNDPLARKVLPYAARFHAEPGVWRFATDGRYTANAGWPTVGWGPGNEGLAHTTKEAVAVADLEAYSAALAELLGQESPS
- a CDS encoding SDR family oxidoreductase; translation: MDFSGKVVLITGASSGIGRAAAKLFAAQGARLVLAARSADKLQALAAELPEALALPTDMLDEAAVRRMVAAAQEHYGRLDLLVNNAGRGMHVPVAQARLADYRELLELNVVSVLAAMQAAYPIMKAQGSGHIVNVSSGTTKSLIPGLAPYSSTKHALNNLSLIARAEWAPDGIVVSLVHPGMTATDFGKNSVASSPERAGSYAQGDSAEYAAGLVLEAVQTGEAEVYAAQVLRRLQQAGGR
- a CDS encoding glycoside hydrolase family 43 protein produces the protein MSLSERSRPQVQPRHAGYFADPFVLRAGNAYYAYGTGPRQAGERVFEVLRSEDLQEWTSLGGALEPLPGAAQDYWAPEVAAEGGRFYMYYSVGQGDQHHQLRVAVAEHPQGPFQDSGVVLTPDEPFAIDPSPFRDEDGQWYLYFARDVLEGERVGTSLAVMPLSDMLTPGGPITTVLRASADWQLYARQRPMYGRTLDWHTLEGPFVVRRNGLYHCFYSGGAWTNDTYGVGHAVAEHPLGPWREPQAGPVVLRSGVADLIGPGHNSLITDEAGQDWIVFHAWNAERTERQLHLLALDWSAGGPRPVL